The following proteins are co-located in the Petroclostridium xylanilyticum genome:
- the gmk gene encoding guanylate kinase yields MRELRMKSKGLLLVVSGPSGAGKGTICKALIEKNPNVVLSVSATTRAPRNGEIEGVSYYFKSEQQFKEMIANDELLEWAAFCSNYYGTPKKYVEKMLQEGKDVILEIDVQGALKVRSKYPEGIYIFILPPSMEELKSRITNRGTESQEVINERLNTARLEFTHINKYNYIIINDRLEDAVKDLEAIIIAEKCRIERSQEIIKEVCNI; encoded by the coding sequence ATGAGGGAATTGAGGATGAAGAGTAAAGGACTTCTTTTGGTAGTATCCGGCCCTTCCGGTGCTGGTAAAGGCACCATATGCAAAGCCCTGATAGAGAAAAATCCTAATGTTGTTTTATCTGTATCAGCCACTACCCGTGCGCCAAGAAATGGTGAAATTGAGGGCGTCAGTTATTATTTCAAAAGTGAGCAGCAATTTAAAGAAATGATTGCTAATGATGAATTGCTGGAATGGGCTGCTTTTTGCAGCAATTATTATGGTACACCAAAAAAATATGTAGAAAAGATGCTTCAAGAAGGTAAAGACGTAATTCTTGAGATAGATGTACAAGGTGCATTAAAAGTAAGAAGTAAATACCCGGAAGGTATATATATATTTATCCTGCCTCCGTCGATGGAAGAATTGAAAAGCAGGATTACAAACAGAGGAACTGAAAGCCAGGAAGTTATCAATGAAAGGTTAAATACGGCCAGGTTGGAATTTACGCATATTAATAAATATAATTATATTATCATTAATGACCGGTTGGAGGATGCAGTAAAAGATCTGGAAGCAATCATAATTGCTGAAAAATGTAGAATTGAACGAAGCCAAGAAATTATTAAAGAGGTGTGTAATATATGA
- the rpoZ gene encoding DNA-directed RNA polymerase subunit omega, whose translation MIYPSINSLMEKVDSRYTLVVATAKRARMIAQGAPKLVKSNSDKPVTIAVNEIAENKITYHRTKDTMK comes from the coding sequence ATGATATATCCATCAATAAATTCATTAATGGAAAAGGTAGACAGTCGATATACCCTGGTTGTTGCAACTGCGAAAAGGGCCAGGATGATTGCACAGGGAGCGCCAAAGCTAGTTAAGTCTAATTCTGATAAACCTGTTACAATTGCAGTTAATGAAATTGCAGAAAATAAGATAACCTATCACAGGACAAAAGATACGATGAAATAG
- the coaBC gene encoding bifunctional phosphopantothenoylcysteine decarboxylase/phosphopantothenate--cysteine ligase CoaBC, which translates to MLKGKVIVIGVCGGIAAYKSADLVSRLKKLNAEVHVIMTRSACEFVNPLTFQSLSQNYVISDMFQEPRSWEIEHISLAQKADLFVIAPATANIIGKVANGIADDMLSTTIMATKSPVVFAPAMNCNMYENVIVQQNIERLKALNYIFVEPQIGRLACGDIGKGKLAEADDIVEMIVQTVGYQKDLKNMKLLVTAGPTREPIDPVRFITNYSSGKMGYAIARAAKYRGADVILVTGPTALKPIEGIQMVKVNTALEMYDAVMQHYESTSVIIKAAAVSDYRPLQVSQNKIKKEHSDLEIKVTKNPDILADLGKKVKNQVLIGFSMETQHLEEYAREKLIRKNLDLIVANDLSEPGAGFAVDTNIVKMIDRNGNVENISIMTKDQLAHIILDKALAIYHQKLC; encoded by the coding sequence GTGTTAAAGGGAAAAGTAATTGTTATAGGTGTTTGTGGAGGAATTGCTGCTTACAAGTCTGCAGATTTAGTAAGCAGGTTAAAAAAATTAAATGCCGAGGTTCATGTTATAATGACGCGCTCAGCGTGTGAATTTGTAAATCCATTAACTTTTCAGTCTTTATCTCAAAATTATGTAATTAGCGATATGTTTCAAGAGCCTCGTTCGTGGGAGATTGAGCATATTTCCCTTGCACAAAAAGCTGATTTGTTTGTTATTGCCCCGGCTACGGCAAATATTATTGGAAAAGTGGCTAATGGCATTGCCGATGATATGCTATCCACTACAATTATGGCAACAAAAAGTCCTGTAGTATTTGCGCCGGCAATGAATTGCAATATGTATGAAAATGTTATTGTTCAACAAAATATTGAACGTCTGAAAGCTCTTAACTATATATTTGTTGAACCTCAAATTGGTCGTCTGGCATGTGGCGATATAGGAAAGGGCAAGCTTGCCGAGGCAGATGACATTGTTGAAATGATTGTACAAACGGTAGGCTATCAAAAGGACCTAAAAAATATGAAGTTGCTTGTAACTGCAGGTCCTACCAGAGAACCTATAGACCCTGTAAGATTTATAACCAATTACTCTTCAGGAAAAATGGGATATGCAATAGCGAGGGCAGCAAAATACCGGGGAGCAGACGTAATCCTGGTTACCGGACCTACTGCTTTAAAACCTATTGAAGGAATACAGATGGTAAAAGTGAATACAGCTTTGGAAATGTACGATGCTGTAATGCAGCATTATGAAAGTACGTCTGTTATTATTAAAGCTGCTGCCGTCAGCGATTATCGTCCATTACAAGTTAGTCAAAATAAAATAAAAAAAGAGCATAGCGATTTAGAGATAAAAGTTACAAAAAACCCTGATATCCTCGCGGACTTGGGCAAGAAGGTCAAGAATCAGGTCCTTATTGGTTTTTCGATGGAAACTCAGCACCTTGAAGAGTATGCAAGAGAAAAGTTGATCAGGAAGAACCTTGACCTTATTGTAGCGAATGACTTATCTGAACCAGGTGCGGGATTTGCTGTAGACACAAATATAGTGAAAATGATAGATAGAAACGGAAATGTTGAAAATATCTCTATTATGACAAAAGACCAGTTAGCTCATATAATACTGGATAAAGCATTAGCAATATATCATCAAAAACTGTGCTAA
- the priA gene encoding primosomal protein N', with translation MVENNIAEVIVNNPSRNVDRIFHYLIPQEKLTKVKIGMRVLVPFGNGNKKTEAFIINRVNHSDMSNLKEICDIIDEIPLFDEKMLCLINWMRERYLCTYYEAIKAVSPPGIGLKHQEWIKINREIDNDTIEKKVKNSSLQKKIVKVLRENDGCLEYSQVAFLLGSSNIRSSISSLQKKKIIIISNEYRSLVKNKTIRLACLAISREEAIDHLEMMRVKAPSQARILEILMENEFVALSDLVMFSQGSYSAINSLYKKGLIHYKDHVIMRNPFADKQFERTGAYRPTLEQENVIKLTTEHIRNSIPATILLRGVTGSGKTEVFLQIIDQVISMGKQAIVLVPEISLTPQMVERFMSRFGDRVAVFHSGLSLGERYDQWKRIKNLEVDVVVGARSAIFAPFQNLGIIILDEEHENSYKSELPPRYHAREVAQQRSVNEKAVILLSSATPSIESYYKAERGEYILTQMLKRYNNAPLPKAKIVDMREELVRGNKSIFSTMLKEEIEYNIRNRQQTILFLNRRGFSTFVSCRNCGYVLNCPHCNISLTYHINNNRLTCHYCGYKIKNVSICPKCHSSYIRHFGIGTQKVEQEIQHLFPDASVLRMDIDTTGSKFSHERILSTFKDQNIDILIGTQMVSKGLDFPNVTLVGILAADMSLNIDDFRSSERTFQLITQVCGRAGRGDIEGRAVIQTYQPDDFTIQVAKNHDYLAFYKNEIQIRKQLNYPPFCQIISILISGTDEQAVVRKINELILDLKKQIKESGYSKVCSEILGPTPAPISRLKNKFRWRALLKCVDNLEIRKLLNNLLYEFYNNKKNAGVNLTIDINPVNMF, from the coding sequence GTGGTTGAAAATAATATTGCAGAAGTTATAGTAAACAATCCATCTAGAAATGTAGACAGGATATTTCACTATCTAATTCCCCAGGAAAAACTAACTAAGGTCAAAATAGGAATGAGGGTGCTGGTTCCCTTTGGCAATGGAAATAAAAAAACCGAAGCATTTATAATCAATCGGGTTAATCACAGTGATATGTCCAACCTTAAAGAAATATGTGATATTATAGATGAGATACCGTTATTTGATGAAAAAATGTTATGCCTTATTAATTGGATGCGTGAAAGATATTTATGTACATATTATGAAGCAATAAAAGCAGTTTCGCCTCCTGGAATCGGGTTAAAGCATCAAGAATGGATTAAAATTAATAGGGAAATAGATAATGATACCATTGAAAAAAAAGTTAAAAATTCATCTTTACAGAAAAAGATAGTGAAAGTACTCCGGGAAAACGACGGGTGTTTAGAATATTCTCAAGTGGCTTTCCTGCTTGGAAGTTCTAATATCAGGTCTTCTATAAGTTCGTTGCAAAAGAAAAAAATTATTATTATATCAAATGAATACCGTTCTTTGGTTAAAAATAAAACAATACGGCTTGCCTGTTTAGCTATTTCCCGTGAAGAAGCAATAGACCATTTAGAAATGATGAGGGTAAAAGCGCCATCACAGGCAAGAATCTTGGAAATATTAATGGAAAATGAATTTGTAGCGTTAAGTGATCTTGTAATGTTTTCACAGGGTTCCTATAGTGCCATCAATTCATTATATAAAAAAGGACTTATCCATTATAAGGATCACGTAATCATGCGTAACCCTTTTGCTGATAAACAATTTGAAAGGACCGGTGCATATAGACCTACCCTGGAACAAGAAAATGTGATAAAATTAACTACAGAACACATTAGAAACTCTATACCTGCTACAATTTTATTAAGAGGAGTAACTGGCAGTGGGAAGACAGAAGTTTTTCTCCAGATTATTGATCAGGTTATTTCCATGGGGAAGCAAGCAATAGTGTTAGTTCCTGAAATCTCTTTAACTCCTCAAATGGTAGAACGCTTTATGAGCAGGTTTGGAGATAGAGTTGCTGTATTTCACAGCGGCCTTTCTCTTGGGGAAAGATATGACCAGTGGAAACGGATAAAAAATTTGGAGGTAGATGTGGTGGTTGGGGCCAGATCGGCAATTTTTGCACCCTTCCAAAACCTTGGTATTATTATTTTGGATGAAGAGCACGAAAACTCCTATAAATCTGAGCTGCCCCCACGATACCATGCTAGGGAAGTTGCACAACAAAGAAGTGTTAATGAAAAGGCAGTGATACTTTTAAGTTCTGCAACTCCTTCCATTGAAAGCTACTATAAAGCTGAACGTGGTGAATATATACTCACACAAATGTTAAAGCGTTATAATAATGCACCGCTGCCTAAAGCCAAAATCGTTGATATGCGGGAAGAACTTGTGAGAGGCAATAAATCAATTTTTAGTACCATGTTAAAGGAAGAAATAGAATATAATATAAGGAACAGGCAGCAGACAATATTATTTCTCAATAGAAGAGGTTTTTCTACTTTTGTATCTTGTAGAAATTGTGGATATGTTTTGAATTGCCCCCACTGTAATATATCTTTAACTTATCATATAAATAATAACAGGCTTACATGCCATTATTGTGGTTATAAAATTAAAAATGTAAGTATTTGCCCAAAGTGTCATAGCAGTTACATTAGACATTTTGGTATAGGAACTCAAAAGGTAGAACAGGAAATTCAGCATTTATTTCCTGATGCTTCAGTATTAAGAATGGATATAGATACTACTGGTAGTAAATTTTCCCATGAGAGAATATTGAGCACTTTTAAGGATCAAAATATAGATATTCTCATAGGGACGCAAATGGTATCAAAGGGCTTGGATTTTCCTAATGTTACATTGGTGGGAATTTTAGCTGCTGATATGTCGTTAAACATCGATGATTTTCGTTCTTCCGAAAGAACATTTCAGTTAATTACCCAAGTATGCGGGAGAGCCGGGAGAGGGGATATTGAGGGAAGAGCAGTTATCCAGACCTACCAACCGGATGATTTTACTATACAAGTAGCAAAGAATCATGATTATCTGGCATTTTATAAAAATGAAATACAAATACGAAAGCAGCTGAATTATCCGCCGTTTTGCCAGATTATTTCAATATTGATAAGTGGAACAGATGAACAAGCGGTAGTCCGGAAGATTAATGAATTGATACTGGATTTAAAGAAACAAATTAAAGAAAGCGGTTATAGCAAGGTTTGTAGTGAGATTTTGGGTCCCACGCCTGCACCTATATCCAGGCTTAAAAATAAATTCAGGTGGAGGGCATTGCTAAAATGTGTAGACAACTTGGAAATTAGAAAACTTTTAAATAATTTACTATATGAATTTTATAACAATAAAAAGAATGCAGGGGTTAATCTTACAATTGACATAAACCCGGTAAATATGTTTTAG
- the def gene encoding peptide deformylase, whose protein sequence is MANRIIRRVGDDVLRKVARPVDTINKSIITLLDDMAETMRSANGVGLAAPQVGILKRIVVIDVGSGLIELVNPEIIHAEGKQIEVEGCLSVPGKWGEVERPAKVVVKALNRNGEEIQIEGEGLLARALCHEIDHLDGELFIDKVIRFVEPDEK, encoded by the coding sequence ATGGCAAATAGAATCATTAGAAGAGTGGGCGATGATGTTTTACGTAAGGTAGCGCGTCCCGTTGACACTATAAATAAAAGTATTATTACCCTCTTGGATGATATGGCAGAAACAATGAGAAGTGCAAATGGAGTGGGCCTGGCTGCACCACAGGTTGGAATATTAAAGAGGATTGTCGTAATAGATGTTGGAAGCGGGCTCATTGAACTGGTAAATCCGGAAATAATTCATGCAGAAGGCAAACAAATAGAAGTAGAAGGGTGCTTAAGCGTACCGGGTAAGTGGGGTGAAGTTGAAAGACCGGCAAAAGTTGTTGTTAAGGCATTAAATCGAAATGGAGAAGAAATTCAGATAGAAGGCGAAGGATTGCTTGCAAGAGCTCTTTGCCATGAAATTGACCACTTGGATGGAGAATTATTTATAGATAAAGTTATAAGATTTGTCGAGCCGGACGAAAAGTAA
- the fmt gene encoding methionyl-tRNA formyltransferase produces the protein MKILFMGTPEFAVPCLDMLVNEGYNVIGAVTQPDKPKGRGHKLSQPPVKEYAVSKGIPVFQPSNLKNGSFKDDLENLNPDLIVVVAYGKILPKYILDYPKYGCINVHASLLPKYRGAGPIQWCIINGEKETGITTMYMDEGMDTGDMILKKKISIGEDETAGELHDRLSVLGAEVLKETVGLLEKGPIPREPQPHHEATYAPMLDKSISRINWSKPAIEIKNLVRGVNPWPVAYTYYKDQCMKVWSVDIEECCTDEVPGTILKYINNKGLAVKAGDKYCIIIKEVQFEGGKRMGIDEYLRGHSIIYGECLS, from the coding sequence ATGAAAATTTTATTTATGGGTACCCCCGAATTTGCCGTCCCCTGTCTTGATATGCTAGTAAATGAGGGGTATAACGTTATAGGTGCTGTTACACAACCTGACAAGCCAAAAGGAAGAGGGCATAAATTAAGTCAGCCTCCGGTGAAAGAATATGCTGTTTCAAAAGGAATTCCTGTTTTTCAACCCTCAAACCTTAAAAATGGAAGCTTTAAAGATGATTTGGAAAATCTTAATCCTGATTTGATTGTAGTAGTAGCTTACGGCAAGATCCTGCCCAAATATATTTTGGATTACCCTAAATATGGCTGCATTAACGTGCATGCATCTCTGCTTCCTAAATATAGAGGCGCAGGACCTATACAATGGTGCATTATAAATGGTGAAAAAGAGACTGGTATAACGACAATGTATATGGATGAAGGTATGGATACCGGAGATATGATCTTAAAGAAAAAGATTTCAATAGGGGAAGATGAGACGGCGGGTGAGTTGCATGACAGGCTGTCGGTATTAGGGGCAGAGGTACTAAAAGAAACAGTTGGTCTGTTAGAAAAAGGTCCGATACCAAGGGAACCTCAGCCGCATCATGAGGCTACTTACGCACCAATGCTGGATAAATCCATATCACGAATAAATTGGTCTAAACCTGCAATTGAAATAAAAAATCTGGTCCGGGGAGTAAATCCATGGCCTGTTGCTTATACCTACTATAAAGATCAATGCATGAAAGTATGGTCTGTAGATATTGAGGAATGCTGCACGGATGAAGTGCCAGGAACTATTTTAAAATATATAAATAATAAAGGTTTAGCCGTAAAAGCAGGGGATAAATACTGTATTATCATTAAAGAAGTACAGTTTGAGGGCGGAAAAAGAATGGGAATCGACGAATACCTAAGAGGACATTCTATTATTTATGGAGAATGTTTAAGTTGA
- a CDS encoding DUF116 domain-containing protein, with protein sequence MDFKRERLQVFFKISQVFIALAFAALFIALMVYLYVDEVTYNLIMLILVVLVFIIILFSALLIYIIATAYRAGRINKTFALFINKFIKIVMSIAIDLVSILRIDKNIMRSFFVDINNIIVNSANPKSENDKILLLVPHCLQWAKCGYKVTNDPSNCKRCGKCDITRILDIAERYNIKICIASGGTMARKAIQENRTKLIISVACSRDLIHGILDIDNIPVIAIENTTPEGPCINTKVEVDKIEDAIRQVLVKNQF encoded by the coding sequence ATGGACTTCAAAAGAGAAAGACTACAAGTATTTTTTAAAATTTCACAAGTTTTCATTGCCTTGGCTTTTGCGGCATTATTTATAGCGCTGATGGTATATTTATATGTGGATGAGGTAACCTATAATTTAATAATGCTAATTTTAGTAGTTTTAGTATTCATCATTATTCTTTTTTCAGCCCTGCTTATATATATTATTGCAACTGCTTATAGGGCGGGAAGAATTAATAAAACATTTGCATTATTTATTAATAAATTTATTAAAATTGTTATGTCCATTGCAATAGATTTAGTTAGTATATTAAGAATAGACAAAAATATTATGCGAAGCTTTTTTGTAGATATCAATAATATTATTGTTAATTCAGCAAATCCTAAATCTGAAAATGACAAAATATTGTTACTGGTGCCTCACTGTCTGCAATGGGCCAAATGTGGTTACAAAGTTACAAACGACCCATCTAATTGCAAAAGGTGCGGCAAATGTGATATTACCAGAATTTTAGATATTGCTGAACGATATAATATAAAGATTTGTATAGCCTCAGGTGGAACAATGGCACGAAAAGCAATCCAGGAAAACAGAACGAAATTAATTATTTCTGTTGCCTGCAGCCGGGATTTAATTCATGGGATACTGGATATAGATAATATTCCTGTGATTGCCATTGAAAATACCACCCCTGAAGGTCCTTGTATTAATACAAAAGTAGAGGTTGATAAGATAGAAGATGCAATAAGGCAAGTTCTTGTTAAGAACCAGTTCTAG
- a CDS encoding zinc metallopeptidase, which yields MPYLLGIDPYYIMLVMPAVLFALYAQSRVQGTFNQYLNVRNIRGYTGAQIAREILDSQGLYDVQVEMIGGHLTDHYDPRTKVVRLSQSVYSSTSVAAVGVAAHETGHAIQHRVSYAPLVFRNSLVPIANIGSHAAIPLAILGLIAGLEPLVNFGIILFTAVVAFQVVTLPVEFNASGRALEILETRGFLSRDELQPTKKVLNAAALTYVAAAAVGIANLLRLVLIAGMGRRRR from the coding sequence ATGCCATATTTGTTGGGAATTGATCCGTATTATATTATGCTAGTAATGCCCGCTGTGTTATTTGCTCTTTATGCGCAGAGCAGGGTTCAAGGTACATTCAATCAATATTTAAATGTTAGAAATATCAGAGGCTATACTGGGGCTCAAATTGCAAGAGAAATTCTCGACAGCCAGGGTTTATATGACGTACAGGTAGAAATGATAGGTGGGCATTTAACTGACCATTATGATCCGAGAACAAAAGTAGTCCGGCTTTCTCAATCAGTGTATTCCAGTACTTCAGTAGCTGCAGTTGGCGTTGCAGCCCATGAAACCGGGCATGCCATTCAACACCGGGTATCCTATGCCCCGCTGGTCTTTAGAAACAGCCTGGTACCTATTGCGAATATAGGCTCACATGCTGCAATCCCGTTAGCTATTTTAGGATTGATTGCAGGATTAGAACCGTTAGTTAACTTTGGAATCATTTTATTTACTGCTGTTGTAGCATTTCAGGTTGTTACTCTTCCAGTAGAATTTAATGCAAGTGGTAGAGCACTTGAAATCTTGGAAACAAGAGGTTTCCTTTCAAGGGATGAGCTGCAGCCTACTAAAAAAGTTTTGAATGCAGCTGCACTTACCTATGTAGCAGCTGCAGCCGTAGGTATTGCAAATTTGTTAAGATTAGTACTTATTGCAGGAATGGGAAGAAGACGGAGATAA
- the rsmB gene encoding 16S rRNA (cytosine(967)-C(5))-methyltransferase RsmB — MAKEISPRETALKILYEIENNDAYANIALKKYLKHTDYKVVDRGLITELVYGIIKFKLTIDYIIGQFSAIKLNKISPWILNILRIGIYQIVYLDKVPDSAACNESVKLSKKYGHYASTKFVNAVLRNVSRNKNNIRFPDKNQNPIEYLKIFYSYPQWMVQNWVDRYGFEFAESLCIANNEIADLCVRVNTLKTTPEELIEILGSENVKAIRGKYCSEALILKEVGSIDSLKAFKEGLFQVQDESSMLVSKALDPQPGEFVIDVCCAPGGKTTHIAQLMQNRGKILGWDIHPHKIELVQKAAKRLGIGIINAVSHDAAIEVYDLHGQADRVLVDAPCSGLGIIRRKPDIKWNKVQNDVGDIVNLQKKILQVSSKYVKPGGYLVYSTCTIQEEENIGVIEDFIKKNPHFILESIEPYFPEQLKKDTVKQGYIQLFPNVDKTDGFFICKLKRQY; from the coding sequence ATGGCCAAAGAGATTTCACCAAGAGAGACAGCACTTAAAATATTGTATGAAATAGAGAACAATGATGCTTATGCAAATATAGCATTAAAAAAGTACCTGAAACACACCGATTATAAAGTGGTGGATAGAGGTTTAATTACAGAACTGGTTTATGGTATAATAAAATTTAAGCTGACAATTGATTATATTATTGGACAATTTTCAGCAATCAAGCTTAACAAGATTTCACCTTGGATTTTAAATATATTAAGAATAGGAATTTATCAAATTGTTTATCTTGATAAGGTTCCTGATTCTGCAGCTTGTAATGAAAGTGTCAAGCTGTCAAAAAAATATGGGCATTATGCTTCAACAAAGTTTGTAAATGCAGTTTTGCGCAATGTATCAAGAAATAAAAATAATATCAGGTTTCCTGATAAAAACCAAAACCCTATAGAATATTTAAAAATCTTTTATTCTTACCCGCAGTGGATGGTACAAAATTGGGTAGATAGATATGGCTTTGAATTTGCTGAGAGTTTGTGTATAGCAAATAATGAAATTGCTGACTTATGTGTAAGGGTGAATACGCTAAAAACTACACCGGAAGAATTAATAGAAATTTTGGGAAGTGAAAATGTAAAAGCGATCAGAGGGAAATACTGCAGTGAAGCACTTATCTTAAAGGAAGTCGGCAGCATAGATAGCTTAAAAGCGTTTAAAGAGGGATTATTTCAAGTACAAGATGAAAGCTCAATGCTGGTGTCAAAGGCATTAGACCCTCAACCGGGCGAATTTGTTATTGATGTGTGTTGTGCTCCTGGGGGGAAAACTACTCACATAGCACAGTTGATGCAAAATAGAGGTAAAATATTGGGATGGGATATACATCCACATAAAATAGAATTGGTCCAAAAAGCAGCTAAACGGCTGGGAATAGGAATTATTAATGCAGTGAGCCATGACGCTGCTATTGAGGTGTATGATTTACATGGACAGGCAGATAGGGTATTAGTAGATGCTCCCTGCTCAGGACTGGGGATTATCCGGCGAAAGCCAGATATCAAATGGAATAAGGTACAAAATGATGTGGGAGATATCGTAAATTTGCAGAAAAAAATATTACAGGTATCATCGAAGTATGTGAAGCCCGGAGGTTACCTTGTATATAGTACCTGTACTATCCAGGAGGAAGAAAATATAGGAGTTATAGAGGATTTTATAAAAAAAAATCCACACTTTATCCTTGAAAGTATTGAACCATATTTCCCTGAACAACTAAAAAAAGATACGGTAAAACAGGGCTATATACAGCTATTTCCCAATGTAGATAAAACAGATGGTTTTTTTATATGCAAACTAAAACGGCAGTATTGA
- the rlmN gene encoding 23S rRNA (adenine(2503)-C(2))-methyltransferase RlmN, with protein MSDKINLKDLSYEELEEFFVNIGQQKYRAKQVFQWLHNGVTNFDEMTNLSKDLRAMLAERSFISTVSIVDKRTSRLDGTIKYLLGLNDGNLIESVIMRYKHGITICISTQVGCRMGCNFCASTIGGLVRHLTPGEILDQVIFIQKDIGERISNIVLMGIGEPLDNYDNVIKFLKNVNHPAGINIGYRHISLSTCGLVPAILKLSKENMPITLSVSLHAPNDEIRNKIMPVNRSYSIDKVLDACRIYAETTKRRITFEYAMISGINDSVDNARELSSKIKDLLCHVNLIPINKVEEKEYSKSSSKQINLFKSILEKNGISTTVRRELGGDINASCGQLRRGHSKK; from the coding sequence TTGTCGGATAAAATTAACTTAAAAGATCTGAGCTATGAAGAGTTGGAAGAATTTTTTGTAAATATCGGCCAGCAAAAATATAGGGCAAAACAGGTTTTTCAGTGGCTGCACAATGGAGTGACAAATTTTGATGAGATGACAAACCTATCAAAAGATTTAAGAGCCATGCTGGCCGAAAGAAGCTTTATCAGTACAGTTTCTATCGTAGACAAGCGAACATCCAGGCTGGATGGAACTATTAAATATTTGCTTGGTTTAAATGATGGAAATTTAATAGAAAGTGTCATTATGAGGTACAAGCATGGTATTACTATTTGTATCTCAACGCAGGTAGGATGCAGAATGGGCTGCAACTTTTGTGCATCAACAATAGGCGGACTGGTTAGACACCTTACTCCAGGTGAGATTTTAGACCAGGTAATATTTATACAAAAAGACATAGGAGAGAGAATTTCCAATATTGTTTTGATGGGTATTGGTGAACCGCTGGATAACTATGACAATGTCATAAAATTTTTAAAAAATGTAAATCATCCTGCGGGAATTAATATAGGATACAGGCATATTTCTCTGTCAACTTGCGGACTGGTCCCCGCTATATTGAAGTTATCAAAAGAAAATATGCCTATCACCCTTTCAGTTTCCCTTCATGCACCCAATGATGAAATCCGGAATAAAATTATGCCTGTTAACAGGAGTTATTCTATTGATAAAGTGTTGGATGCGTGTAGAATTTATGCTGAAACTACAAAAAGAAGAATAACTTTTGAATATGCAATGATTTCGGGAATTAATGACAGCGTAGACAATGCTAGAGAATTAAGTTCTAAAATTAAAGATTTACTATGTCATGTAAACTTAATACCAATAAATAAAGTTGAAGAGAAGGAATACTCTAAAAGTTCCAGTAAGCAAATTAATTTATTCAAAAGCATCTTAGAGAAAAATGGTATTTCAACAACTGTGAGACGTGAACTTGGTGGTGATATTAATGCTTCATGCGGCCAACTCAGGAGAGGTCATTCAAAAAAATAG
- a CDS encoding Stp1/IreP family PP2C-type Ser/Thr phosphatase, whose amino-acid sequence MKIGAFTDKGKTREINEDNFFVSEFEDGSGIRFCIIADGMGGHNAGEIASKIAIDEIQTYIKESYHEGMTDQQIIQMMQDSMKKANTVIYNKSLENEMYAGMGTTAILCFIQNHYLCVAHVGDSRAYLIRGNDMYQITTDHSMVEELVNSGSITREEAANHPQKNVITRALGGDKDTQVDIYIQEYMSNDIVLICTDGLTNMLTNSEILAVINSHNNLQLAVEELISIANDKGGLDNITVVAISL is encoded by the coding sequence GTGAAAATTGGGGCATTTACCGATAAAGGGAAGACAAGAGAAATTAATGAAGATAACTTTTTTGTATCCGAGTTTGAGGATGGATCGGGAATTAGATTTTGCATTATTGCCGATGGTATGGGTGGCCATAATGCCGGTGAGATAGCAAGTAAAATTGCAATTGATGAGATTCAAACGTATATAAAGGAGTCTTATCACGAAGGCATGACTGACCAGCAAATCATTCAAATGATGCAAGACAGTATGAAAAAGGCGAATACAGTTATCTATAATAAGTCCCTTGAAAATGAAATGTATGCGGGTATGGGAACAACTGCCATTCTCTGTTTTATTCAAAACCATTATTTATGTGTTGCTCATGTTGGAGACAGTAGAGCATATTTAATACGTGGAAATGATATGTATCAAATTACTACTGACCATTCTATGGTTGAAGAACTAGTGAATAGTGGAAGTATTACTAGAGAAGAAGCGGCAAATCATCCGCAAAAGAATGTTATAACCCGGGCACTGGGTGGAGATAAAGATACTCAAGTTGATATTTATATTCAGGAGTATATGAGTAATGATATTGTGCTGATTTGCACTGATGGATTGACAAATATGTTGACTAATTCAGAAATTCTCGCAGTAATTAATAGTCACAACAACCTTCAATTGGCAGTAGAAGAACTTATTTCTATTGCAAATGATAAGGGAGGATTAGATAATATTACTGTTGTAGCTATAAGTCTATAG